Proteins encoded together in one Cicer arietinum cultivar CDC Frontier isolate Library 1 chromosome 4, Cicar.CDCFrontier_v2.0, whole genome shotgun sequence window:
- the LOC140920050 gene encoding uncharacterized protein has translation MSTDKITGTCSSTSDYNKLFRFEGSHFKQWQQKMLFVLTTKKVANVLKDDIPIILETIEQTEKDKKAAELIQWEYNDYLCKNYILNGLADDMYNYYSSDNNTTKQVCDALMKKYDTEEVRAKNYVVSRYLKYQMTDQHKTKEFSLESLITRLRIEEESCKQDQKDESKNKNGNPPKVPIIRQQSPHRNGLLPHFLCFHCGKEGRMARKCRNKSGPTQYANLTEDKFIDMITEINLVDGSDGWWVDIDASQHVCYDRAMFKTYTAAEDKKVLLGDSHTTSVACIEDVELIFTFGKTLILKDVMHTP, from the exons ATGTCTACTGATAAAATTACTGGAACATGTTCTTCTACTTCTGACTATAACAAACTGTTTCGGTTTGAGGGAAGTCACTTCAAACAATGGCAACAAAAGATGTTATTTGTTCTAACCACGAAAAAGGTTGCCAACGTTTTGAAAGATGACATTCCTATTATTCTAGAAACAATTGAACAAACAGAAAAGGATAAGAAAGCTGCTGAATTAATCCAATGGGAATataatgattacttatgtaagaattatattctaaatggacttgctgatgatATGTATAATTACTACAGTTCTGACAACAATACTACTAAACAGGTTTGCGATGCTCTAATGAAGAAATATGATACTGAGGAAGTTAGAGCCAAAAACTATGTTGTTAGTcgctacctcaaatatcagaTGACAGATCA gcataaaacaaaagaattctCTCTAGAAAGCCTGATAACTCGCCTTAGAATTGAGGAAGAATCTTGTAAGCAAGACCAGAAAGATGAA AGCAAAAACAAGAATGGGAACCCTCCAAAGGTTCCAATTATAAGGCAACAATCACCTCATAGAAATGGCCTTCTCCCACATTTTCTCTGTTTTCATTGTGGGAAAGAGGGTCGTATGGCTCGCAAGTGTAGGAACAAGTCAGGCCCTACTCAATACGCTAACTTGACAGAAGATAAGTTCATTGATATGATAACTGAGATCAACCTAGTTGAtggatcagatggatggtgGGTAGACATTGACGCCTCACAACATGTTTGTTATGATcgtgctatgtttaaaacatacactgctgctgaagataagaaagtgttGTTGGGAGATTCCCACACCACTAGTGTTGCTTGTATTGAAGATGTGGAACTAATATTCACCTTTGGAAAGACCTTAATTTTGAAGGATGTAATGCACACTccataa